From Arachis stenosperma cultivar V10309 chromosome 2, arast.V10309.gnm1.PFL2, whole genome shotgun sequence, one genomic window encodes:
- the LOC130962485 gene encoding uncharacterized protein LOC130962485 codes for MNINLEKKMKEAIGVVDNVAMKIIGQWRREMVTTLTGLNKSNLLSRFIGSIKDDKYLRDIVISFMSRGEGKRREVGVGGKGDGEGEGRGKGTAAAKLGAAVAIVVAVAVGDCEGERKREPLPSPCRLAASQPRHLAASSASLSASPPHLASAFLLSVFFGGVGVGGGGGGGGGGGVGIGIGAGCGGGGVGVGIGIGAGCGGGVSVGGGGGGGGESNCVSSGEDIFV; via the exons ATGAACATTAAtttggagaagaagatgaaagaagCGATCGGAGTGGTGGACAATGTGGCCATGAAAATAATAGGGCAGTGGAGGAGGGAGATGGTGACGACATTGACGGGTCTTAACAAATCGAACTTGCTATCTAGGTTCATTGGATCCATCAAAGACGATAAGTACTTGAGAGATATAGTCATTAGTTTCATGA GCCGGGGGGAGGGGAAAAGACGCGAGGTGGGGGTGGGGGGAAAGGGAGacggggagggggaggggaGGGGGAAGGGGACGGCGGCGGCGAAGCTTGGAGCCGCCGTCGCCATCGTCGTGGCCGTCGCCGTTGGGGATTGCGAGGGAGAGAGGAAACGCGAGCCACTACCGTCGCCTTGCCGCCTCGCCGCCTCGCAACCTCGCCACCTCGCCGCCTCATCTGCATCGCTTTCTGCTTCGCCGCCTCATCTTGCTTCTGCTTTCTTGCTTTCTGTTTTCTT TGGTGGTGTTGgagttggtggtggtggtggtggtggtggtggtggtggtgttggtaTTGGTATTGGTGCTggttgtggtggtggtggtgttggtgttggtatTGGTATTGGTGCTGGTTGTGGTGGTGGTGTTagtgttggtggtggtggtggtggtggaggagaAAGTAATTGTGTTAGTAGTGGTGAGGatatttttgtctaa
- the LOC130962484 gene encoding hydroquinone glucosyltransferase-like: MEEEKEKTPTTHIVLVSIPALSHQISILEFAKRLLNLHKEHCFHVTCIIPTLPSQNNNASKPFFFDSLPQNVHCIFLPPVNFDDLRNDPSISLEAQISLAVSRSMPSIREALNTLNNKNNLVALVVDAIAHEVLHLSKDLELKLKPLSYIYFACSAMLLSLCLHSPNLDQIVPCEFRDYPNLIQIPGCISVHGKNLPNSVQDRSSLAYKLYLQRCKDYFLADGILVNSFMEMEEGAFKALLSQSQEEANPPVYGIGPITQTSGHNHRNNNGWECLKWLDNQPSNSVLYVSFGSGGTLSQEQIKELALGLELSGHRFLWVNVREPNDKAYASYLSDEGADPLSFLPEGFVERTKEKGLILGSWAPQIEVLGHGSVGAFLSHCGWNSVLESVVKGVPMIAWPLFAEQRTNAALVTDALRIALKPNNDDDNKNNNNDCVVLKEEITNLVKRLMEGSEGEEVRRRMEKLKEAAACAIMEHGSSTITLSKLALIWKSMSN, translated from the coding sequence atggaagaagaaaaagagaaaacacCAACAACACACATAGTTCTAGTTTCAATCCCTGCACTTTCCCACCAAATCTCAATCCTTGAGTTTGCAAAAAGACTCCTTAATCTCCACAAAGAACATTGCTTCCATGTCACATGCATCATTCCCACTCTTCCCTCACAAAACAACAATGCCTCCAAACCTTTTTTCTTTGATTCTCTCCCTCAAAACGTTCACTGCATCTTCCTTCCACCGGTCAACTTCGATGATCTCAGAAACGACCCATCAATCTCCCTTGAAGCTCAGATTTCGCTTGCAGTCTCTCGATCCATGCCTTCCATACGCGAAGCCTTGAACACACTCAACAACAAAAACAACCTTGTTGCTTTGGTGGTTGATGCCATAGCACACGAAGTACTGCATCTAAGTAAGGACCTCGAACTCAAACTCAAACCCTTGTCCTACATCTACTTCGCTTGTTCTGCCATGTTGCTATCTCTGTGCCTTCACTCACCAAATCTTGATCAAATAGTTCCTTGTGAGTTTAGGGATTACCCGAACCTTATTCAAATTCCTGGTTGCATCTCTGTTCATGGCAAAAATCTTCCTAACAGTGTTCAAGACAGGTCTAGCTTGGCATACAAGTTGTATCTTCAAAGGTGTAAGGACTACTTTCTCGCTGATGGGATCTTGGTGAATAGCTTCATGGAAATGGAAGAAGGAGCATTCAAAGCATTATTGTCACAATCACAAGAAGAAGCTAACCCTCCTGTGTATGGAATTGGACCCATTACACAAACTAGTGGCCATAATCATAGAAATAATAATGGGTGGGAGTGTTTGAAATGGTTGGATAATCAACCATCAAACTCGGTTCTTTATGTTTCGTTTGGGAGTGGTGGAACACTCTCACAAGAACAGATCAAAGAGCTTGCTTTGGGTTTGGAACTTAGCGGCCATAGATTCTTGTGGGTTAATGTGAGAGAACCTAATGATAAGGCATATGCTAGTTACCTAAGTGATGAGGGTGCTGACCCTTTGAGTTTCTTGCCAGAAGGGTTCGTAGAGAGAACAAAGGAGAAAGGTTTGATTTTGGGAAGCTGGGCACCTCAGATTGAAGTTCTTGGTCATGGTTCAGTTGGTGCATTCTTGAGTCATTGTGGATGGAACTCGGTTCTTGAGAGTGTGGTGAAGGGAGTGCCAATGATAGCGTGGCCTCTCTTTGCTGAACAGAGAACCAATGCTGCTTTGGTTACTGATGCACTCAGAATTGCTCTAAAGCcaaataatgatgatgataataaaaataataataatgattgtGTGGTCCTAAAAGAGGAGATAACTAATCTTGTAAAGAGGCTCATGGAGGGTTCAGAAGGAGAAGAAGTTAGGAGAAGAATGGAGAAACTGAAAGAAGCTGCTGCTTGTGCTATCATGGAACATGGATCTTCCACAATCACACTCTCAAAGTTGGCACTCATTTGGAAAAGCATGTCAAATTAG